One genomic segment of Gossypium arboreum isolate Shixiya-1 chromosome 3, ASM2569848v2, whole genome shotgun sequence includes these proteins:
- the LOC108476366 gene encoding beta-glucuronosyltransferase GlcAT14A-like encodes MGAERKWFFSLLSLTFLSVLLLVLYSISPFSSPRPFPSLVQLGLPYPPAFGYYIFGGKGDKDRIFRLLLAVYHPRNRYVLHLGADATDGERYSLVVALKSVPAIRSFSNVDVIGNPDRFSYMGSSYIASTLHAAAILMKVDPGWDWFIALSALDYPLLTQDDLSHVFSSVRRDLNFIDHNNDLGWKEDQRFRPIVVDPGLYLARRTKIFYATEKRAMPDAFKIFTGSPWVVLSRSFLEFCIFGWDNLPRTLLMYFNNVMLSEESYFHTVICNSPELKNTTVNSDLRYMIWDNPPKMEPHFLNISDYDQMAQSGAAFARMFKEDDPVLDMVDEKILKRKRNQAAPGAWCTGRKSWWSDTCSQWGDVNVLKPGPQAKKFAETITNLLDDWNSQSNQCSLSR; translated from the exons ATGGGAGCTGAAAGGAAATGGTTTTTCAGTCTTCTTTCCCTTACATTTCTCTCTGTCCTCCTCCTCGTACTTTACTCGATCTCACCTTTCAGCTCCCCTAGACCTTTCCCTTCACTAGTCCAACTCGGCCTTCCATATCCACCAGCTTTTGGGTATTATATATTTGGTGGAAAAGGTGATAAAGATCGGATCTTTAGGCTACTCCTTGCTGTCTATCACCCCAGGAATCGTTATGTATTGCATCTTGGAGCTGATGCCACTGATGGCGAACGGTATAGTTTGGTTGTGGCTTTGAAATCTGTGCCTGCTATTAGGAGCTTTTCAAATGTGGATGTTATAGGGAACCCTGATCGGTTTTCGTACATGGGTTCTTCGTATATTGCTTCCACTTTGCACGCTGCTGCTATTTTGATGAAGGTTGATCCTGGCTGGGATTGGTTTATTGCTTTGAGTGCTTTGGATTATCCCTTGCTTACTCAAGACG ATTTGTCCCATGTGTTTTCATCTGTTAGGAGGGACCTCAATTTTATTGATCATAACAATGACCTTGGGTGGAAAGA AGATCAACGGTTTCGGCCTATTGTTGTTGACCCGGGGCTTTACCTAGCAAGGAGGACCAAAATTTTTTATGCTACAGAGAAACGGGCAATGCCTGATGCTTTTAAAATATTCACAG GTTCGCCGTGGGTTGTGTTAAGCAGATCCTTTCTGGAATTTTGCATCTTTGGGTGGGATAATCTACCCCGGACACTTCTGATGTATTTCAACAATGTTATGTTATCTGAAGAAAGCTATTTTCATACTGTCATTTGCAATTCACCGGAGTTAAAGAACACCACTGTAAACAGTGATTTAAGATATATGATCTGGGACAATCCTCCAAAGATGGAACCCCACTTTCTCAACATTTCTGATTATGATCAAATGGCACAAAGTGGAGCGGCGTTTGCAAGAATGTTTAAAGAAGATGATCCTGTGTTGGACATGGTAGATGAAAAGATCCTCAAGCGCAAGCGAAACCAAGCTGCCCCAGGGGCATGGTGCACTGGCCGGAAGAGCTGGTGGAGTGATACTTGCTCACAGTGGGGTGATGTAAATGTCTTGAAACCTGGGCCTCAAGCAAAGAAGTTTGCAGAAACCATAACGAACCTTCTTGATGACTGGAATTCACAGTCGAATCAGTGCAGCTTAAGCAGGTGA
- the LOC108474755 gene encoding pentatricopeptide repeat-containing protein At1g71060, mitochondrial: MKMSLLRFLNLLSKTHRKPIAAALFTRSLPTYSKQSVERRIFNRNSLPGHETSFVYSSTPHHIIYRSIHEDLTPKHLSVEHYEKNPTEPKFEQDATRICTLLSTHSGSHAGKLLEDASIEVSPSLVVEVLERLSNAGVIALSFFTWAEKQKGFKYNTESYNALIEALGKIKQFKLIWSLVNEMKSRKLLNKDTFALISRRHARARKVEEAIEAFERMEEFGFKLETSDFNRLLDTLCKSRHVEKANKVFDKMKKRRFVPDIKSYTILLEGWGKEHNLLRLDEVYLEMKYDGFEPDVVTYGILISAYCKAKKYDAAIELFHEMEAKNCKPTPHVYCTLINGLGSEKRLSEALEFFERFKSCGFTPEAPTYNSLVGAYCWSMRIDDAFQVIDEMRKHSAGPNSRTYDIILHHLIKARRTNEAYFRFQKMSNEPGCEPTVSTYEIIVRMFCNEDRVDLAKQVWDQMKVKGVLPGMHMYSDLITSLCHKDKLGEACKYFQEMLDAGIRPPAKMFSNLKQALLDEGKKDEALNLTRKINKLRGTPLVVRDQK; the protein is encoded by the coding sequence ATGAAAATGAGTCTCCTTCGATTTCTGAATTTACTGTCAAAAACCCACAGAAAACCCATTGCTGCAGCTCTTTTCACACGATCACTCCCTACCTACTCAAAGCAATCCGTCGAACGTCGAATTTTCAATCGTAACTCACTTCCAGGCCATGAAACCTCATTTGTTTATTCCTCAACTCCTCATCATATCATCTATAGATCGATCCATGAGGATTTAACGCCGAAACATTTGTCTGTCGAACACTATGAAAAGAACCCTACAGAACCCAAATTCGAACAAGACGCTACCAGAATTTGCACACTCCTCTCCACCCACTCTGGTTCTCATGCCGGTAAATTGCTCGAAGATGCTTCAATTGAAGTGTCTCCTTCACTTGTTGTAGAGGTTTTGGAGAGGCTAAGCAATGCGGGTGTCATTGCTTTGTCATTTTTTACATGGGCAGAGAAGCAAAAAGGGTTTAAATATAACACAGAAAGCTACAATGCTTTGATTGAAGCTTTGGGTAAGATTAAGCAGTTCAAATTAATATGGAGTTTGGTGAATGAAATGAAGAGTAGAAAATTACTGAATAAAGATACTTTTGCATTGATCTCAAGGCGGCACGCAAGAGCCCGGAAGGTTGAAGAGGCTATAGAGGCTTTTGAGAGGATGGAAGAGTTCGGTTTCAAGCTTGAAACATCGGATTTCAATAGATTGCTTGATACTCTGTGTAAGTCCAGACATGTTGAGAAAGCAAACAAAGTGTTTGATAAAATGAAAAAGAGAAGGTTTGTTCCCGATATAAAGTCTTACACGATTTTGTTGGAAGGGTGGGgaaaagaacacaacttgttgaGGTTAGACGAGGTTTACCTAGAGATGAAATATGACGGTTTCGAGCCAGATGTTGTGACTTATGGTATTTTGATCAGTGCGTATTGTAAGGCGAAGAAGTATGATGCAGCCATTGAGTTATTTCATGAGATGGAGGCAAAGAATTGCAAGCCAACACCTCATGTTTATTGTACTTTGATTAATGGATTAGGTTCAGAGAAGAGGTTAAGTGAAGCTCTGGAGTTTTTTGAACGTTTCAAGAGTTGCGGTTTTACTCCAGAAGCTCCTACTTATAATTCCCTTGTTGGGGCTTATTGTTGGTCAATGCGaatagatgatgcatttcaagTGATAGATGAAATGAGAAAACATTCGGCTGGTCCAAATTCGAGAACTTACGATATAATTCTTCATCACTTAATAAAGGCTCGGAGGACGAATGAGGCTTACTTCAGATTCCAGAAAATGTCGAATGAGCCGGGCTGTGAGCCAACTGTGAGTACTTACGAAATTATAGTAAGGATGTTCTGCAACGAGGATCGAGTGGATTTGGCAAAGCAGGTTTGGGATCAGATGAAGGTCAAGGGAGTGCTTCCAGGGATGCATATGTACTCTGATTTAATTACCAGTTTGTGTCACAAGGACAAGTTAGGTGAAGCTTGCAAATATTTTCAGGAAATGTTGGATGCAGGTATTCGACCTCCGGCCAAGATGTTTAGTAATCTGAAACAGGCTCTACTTGATGAGGGGAAGAAGGATGAAGCTTTAAATTTGACTCGGAAAATCAATAAGCTGAGGGGAACTCCGTTAGTTGTTCGAGACCAGAAGTGA